A genomic segment from Micromonospora echinaurantiaca encodes:
- a CDS encoding FAD:protein FMN transferase, with translation MRIDEQPRTRWVDQSAFHSRRPDLRLGPRSPRFDRPGAVTGDRIAVRHTVSTSTAEYALLLNAPEWLGHRGVGEALRDAVAELRAIDLTYGPNRPESLVSRLRRGEISPESYPPLADLVDRCAAMRAATDGWFDAWAVPGGFDPGGLLGGWAVERAAARLRAAGIHDYAVLTGADLVVRGHAPHGGPWRVAVHHPTDRRRAPLVLEMTAGAVGTSGVTGRQGHVVDPHTGEPVDQMVAATVVGPDLAVADAYATALYAAGPAGLAWFGNGSDYRPLFAHRR, from the coding sequence ATGCGGATCGACGAGCAGCCCCGGACCCGCTGGGTGGACCAGTCGGCCTTCCACAGCCGCCGCCCGGACCTGCGACTCGGCCCACGCAGCCCGCGGTTCGACCGGCCCGGTGCGGTGACCGGCGACCGGATCGCCGTGCGACACACCGTCAGCACCTCCACCGCCGAATACGCGCTGCTGCTCAACGCCCCGGAGTGGCTCGGCCACCGCGGCGTCGGCGAGGCGCTGCGGGACGCGGTGGCCGAACTGCGCGCGATCGACCTCACCTACGGCCCCAACCGCCCGGAGAGCCTGGTCTCCCGGCTGCGCCGGGGCGAGATCAGCCCCGAGTCGTACCCGCCGCTGGCCGACCTGGTGGACCGGTGCGCCGCGATGCGGGCGGCCACCGACGGCTGGTTCGACGCCTGGGCGGTGCCCGGCGGCTTCGACCCCGGGGGCCTGCTCGGCGGCTGGGCGGTGGAGCGGGCGGCGGCCCGGTTGCGCGCCGCCGGCATCCACGACTACGCCGTGCTCACCGGCGCCGACCTGGTGGTACGCGGGCACGCCCCGCACGGCGGCCCGTGGCGGGTGGCGGTGCACCACCCCACCGACCGGCGCCGGGCACCGCTGGTGCTGGAGATGACGGCGGGCGCGGTCGGCACCTCCGGGGTGACCGGCCGGCAGGGACACGTGGTGGACCCGCACACCGGGGAGCCGGTCGACCAGATGGTGGCAGCCACCGTCGTCGGCCCCGACCTCGCGGTGGCCGACGCGTACGCCACCGCGCTCTACGCCGCCGGCCCCGCCGGGCTGGCCTGGTTCGGCAACGGTTCGGACTACCGGCCGCTCTTCGCCCACCGCCGCTGA
- the serA gene encoding phosphoglycerate dehydrogenase, which translates to MTPVVLIAEELAPAAIEVLAHDFDVRHVDGTDRPALLSALSEADAVIVRSATQIDAEAIAAAPRLKVVARAGVGLDNVEVPAATARGVMVVNAPTSNIVSAAEQAVALLLAVARNTASASAALKAGEWKRSKYTGVEIQGKTVGVVGLGRIGVLFAQRIAAFGTRLIAYDPYIQPARAAQLGVRLVGLEELLRESDFISIHLPKTPETVGLIGEKELALVKPGVRIVNAARGGLIDEQALADAIAEGRVAGAGVDVYAKEPCTSSPLFAFDNVVATPHLGASTHEAQDKAGLAVAKSVKLALQGEFVPDAVNVQAGGVVAEDVRPLLPLAEKLGRAFTAVAGGVAASVTVEVRGEIVNHDVSVLKLAATKGLFSSVVEEQVTYVNAPHLAAERGVEVSLVTQAETADHPNLVTVRGALPDGRTVSVSGTVTTAGTRDIIKLTEVDGFDVEIGAEGILLFLRYVDRPGVVGTVGTLLGEAGINIAAMQVARREAGGETLMTLTVDQALGADLLTSAAESIGAAAASAADLRDE; encoded by the coding sequence ATGACTCCTGTCGTACTGATCGCCGAAGAACTCGCTCCCGCCGCCATCGAGGTGCTCGCCCACGACTTCGACGTCCGCCACGTCGACGGCACCGACCGCCCGGCCCTGCTCTCGGCGCTCTCCGAGGCCGACGCCGTCATCGTGCGCAGCGCCACCCAGATCGACGCCGAGGCGATCGCCGCCGCGCCGCGGCTGAAGGTCGTCGCCCGCGCCGGTGTCGGGCTGGACAACGTCGAGGTGCCGGCCGCCACGGCCCGGGGTGTCATGGTCGTCAACGCGCCCACCTCCAACATCGTCTCCGCCGCCGAGCAGGCCGTCGCGCTGCTGCTCGCGGTGGCCCGGAACACCGCCAGCGCCAGCGCGGCGCTGAAGGCGGGGGAGTGGAAGCGGTCCAAGTACACCGGCGTGGAGATCCAGGGCAAGACCGTGGGCGTGGTCGGCCTCGGCCGCATCGGCGTGCTCTTCGCGCAGCGGATCGCCGCCTTCGGCACCCGGCTGATCGCGTACGACCCGTACATCCAGCCGGCCCGCGCGGCGCAGCTCGGCGTCCGTCTGGTGGGCCTGGAGGAGCTGCTGCGGGAGAGTGACTTCATCTCGATCCACCTGCCGAAGACCCCGGAGACCGTCGGGCTCATCGGCGAGAAGGAGCTGGCCCTGGTCAAGCCGGGCGTACGGATCGTCAACGCGGCCCGCGGCGGCCTGATCGACGAGCAGGCGCTGGCCGACGCGATCGCCGAGGGCCGGGTCGCCGGCGCGGGCGTCGACGTCTACGCCAAGGAGCCCTGCACCTCCTCGCCGCTGTTCGCCTTCGACAACGTGGTGGCCACCCCGCACCTGGGCGCCTCCACCCACGAGGCGCAGGACAAGGCCGGCCTGGCCGTGGCCAAGAGCGTCAAGCTGGCGCTGCAGGGCGAGTTCGTGCCGGACGCGGTGAACGTGCAGGCCGGCGGCGTGGTCGCCGAGGACGTCCGGCCGCTGCTGCCGCTGGCCGAGAAGCTCGGCCGGGCCTTCACCGCCGTCGCCGGCGGGGTCGCCGCCAGCGTCACCGTCGAGGTGCGTGGCGAGATCGTCAACCACGACGTCTCGGTGCTCAAGCTCGCCGCCACCAAGGGGCTGTTCAGCTCGGTGGTCGAGGAGCAGGTCACCTACGTCAACGCGCCGCACCTGGCCGCCGAGCGCGGGGTCGAGGTCAGCCTGGTCACCCAGGCCGAGACGGCCGACCACCCGAACCTGGTCACCGTCCGCGGCGCGCTGCCGGACGGCCGTACGGTCAGCGTCTCCGGCACGGTGACCACCGCCGGCACCCGGGACATCATCAAGCTGACCGAGGTCGACGGCTTCGACGTGGAGATCGGCGCCGAGGGCATCCTGCTCTTCCTGCGCTACGTCGACCGTCCGGGCGTGGTCGGCACCGTCGGCACGCTGCTCGGCGAGGCCGGCATCAACATCGCGGCCATGCAGGTGGCCCGCCGGGAGGCCGGCGGCGAGACGCTGATGACGCTCACCGTCGACCAGGCGCTCGGCGCCGACCTGCTCACCTCGGCCGCGGAGTCGATCGGCGCGGCCGCGGCCAGCGCCGCCGACCTGCGCGACGAGTAG
- the ilvC gene encoding ketol-acid reductoisomerase codes for MSVEVYYDDDADLGLIQGKKVAVIGYGSQGHAHALSLRDSGVDVVIGLPTGSKSRVKAEEQGLRVVTPAEAAAEADVIMLLAPDTVQRTLYAESIAPHLAPGKALFFGHGFNIRYDLIKPPAEVDVAMVAPKGPGHLVRRQYVDGKGVPCLVAVEQDASGSAFALALSYAKGIGGTRAGAIRTTFTEETETDLFGEQAVLCGGAAALVQTGFEVLTEAGYAPEIAYFECLHELKLIVDLMYEGGIARMRYSVSDTAEYGDLSRGPRVVDARVKEEMRKILSEIQSGEFAREWIAEDDAGRPNFAKWRAEGAAHPIEETGRKLRGMMSWVDRPITETA; via the coding sequence ATGAGCGTTGAGGTGTACTACGACGACGACGCCGACCTCGGCCTGATCCAGGGCAAGAAGGTCGCGGTGATCGGCTACGGCAGCCAGGGCCACGCCCACGCGCTGTCGCTGCGCGACTCCGGGGTCGACGTGGTGATCGGCCTGCCGACCGGCTCGAAGAGCCGGGTCAAGGCCGAGGAACAGGGGCTGCGGGTGGTCACCCCGGCCGAGGCGGCGGCGGAGGCCGACGTGATCATGCTGCTCGCGCCGGACACCGTGCAGCGCACCCTGTACGCGGAGTCGATCGCGCCGCACCTCGCCCCGGGCAAGGCGCTCTTCTTCGGGCACGGCTTCAACATCCGGTACGACCTGATCAAGCCGCCGGCCGAGGTGGACGTGGCGATGGTGGCCCCGAAGGGCCCGGGTCACCTGGTCCGCCGGCAGTACGTCGACGGCAAGGGCGTGCCCTGCCTGGTCGCCGTCGAGCAGGACGCCTCCGGTTCGGCCTTCGCGCTCGCCCTGTCGTACGCCAAGGGCATCGGCGGTACCCGCGCCGGCGCGATCCGGACCACGTTCACCGAGGAGACGGAGACCGACCTCTTCGGCGAGCAGGCGGTGCTCTGCGGCGGCGCGGCCGCCCTGGTGCAGACCGGCTTCGAGGTGCTCACCGAGGCCGGCTACGCCCCGGAGATCGCCTACTTCGAGTGCCTGCACGAGCTGAAGCTCATCGTCGACCTGATGTACGAGGGCGGCATCGCCCGGATGCGCTACAGCGTCTCCGACACCGCCGAGTACGGCGACCTCTCCCGCGGCCCGCGGGTCGTCGACGCCCGGGTCAAGGAGGAGATGCGCAAGATTCTCTCCGAGATCCAGTCCGGCGAGTTCGCCCGCGAGTGGATCGCCGAGGACGACGCCGGCCGGCCGAACTTCGCCAAGTGGCGGGCCGAGGGCGCGGCGCACCCGATCGAGGAGACCGGCCGGAAGCTGCGCGGCATGATGAGCTGGGTCGACCGCCCGATCACCGAGACCGCCTGA
- the ilvN gene encoding acetolactate synthase small subunit — MTMHTLSVLVENKPGVLARVSGLFSRRGFNIDSLAVGETENPDVSRITIVVNAESSPLEQVTKQLNKLVNVLKIVELDPQVSVARELLLVKVRADRTARAQVLETVNLFRARVVDVAPDTLTIEATGTPDKLDALLRDLEPFGIKEMVQSGLVAIGRGSRSITAGPALRAA, encoded by the coding sequence ATGACGATGCACACGCTTTCGGTGCTGGTGGAGAACAAGCCGGGTGTCCTGGCCCGGGTCTCCGGACTCTTCTCCCGGCGCGGTTTCAACATCGACAGTCTCGCCGTCGGCGAGACGGAGAATCCGGACGTCTCCCGGATCACCATCGTGGTCAACGCCGAGTCCTCGCCGCTGGAGCAGGTCACCAAGCAGCTCAACAAGCTGGTGAACGTGCTCAAGATCGTCGAGCTGGACCCGCAGGTCTCGGTGGCCCGGGAACTGCTGCTGGTCAAGGTGCGGGCCGACCGCACCGCCCGGGCCCAGGTGCTGGAGACGGTGAACCTGTTCCGGGCCCGGGTGGTCGACGTGGCGCCGGACACGCTGACCATCGAGGCCACCGGCACCCCGGACAAGCTCGACGCGCTGCTGCGCGACCTCGAACCCTTCGGCATCAAGGAAATGGTCCAGTCCGGCTTGGTGGCGATCGGGCGCGGCTCGCGGTCGATCACCGCCGGGCCGGCGCTGCGGGCCGCCTGA
- a CDS encoding acetolactate synthase large subunit, whose translation MTRPTPETLAHSARRARTAAEPASDADHAAAVRAAATPAVPGVRPPAPAQVSGAGSLVRSLEALGVDVVFGIPGGAILPAYDPLYDSTVRHILVRHEQGAGHAATGYAQATGKVGVCIATSGPGATNLVTPIADAYMDSVPVVAITGQVARPSIGTDAFQEADIQGITLPITKHNFLVQSADEIPRVLAEAFHLAATGRPGPVLVDIPKDVLQAATTFAWPPTLDLPGYRPTLHPHGKQIREAARLMTAARRPVLYVGGGVLKAGATEGLRRLAELTGIPVVTTLMALGAFPDSHPQHLGMPGMHGTVAAVYGLQKADLIVALGARFDDRVTGKLDSFAPDATVVHADIDPAEIGKNRHADVPIVGDARHVIDELISAVTAEQEAGRRADLADWWAQLDDLRKRYPLGYEEPADGTLSPQYVIKRLGEIAGPDAIYVAGVGQHQMWASQFISYEKPHTWLNSGGLGTMGYAVPAAMGAKVGRPDSVVWAVDGDGCFQMTNQELATCALEGIPVKIALINNGNLGMVRQWQTLFYGERYSNTDLGTHKHRIPDFVKLAEALGCVGLRCETAEDVDGTIAAAMEINDAPVVIDFVVGKDAMVWPMVAAGTSNDEIMFARGVRPVFDEDDV comes from the coding sequence ATGACCAGACCCACGCCAGAAACACTCGCCCACTCCGCCCGGCGGGCGCGCACGGCCGCCGAGCCGGCGAGCGACGCCGACCACGCCGCGGCCGTCCGCGCCGCGGCCACCCCGGCCGTTCCGGGGGTACGCCCACCCGCCCCGGCCCAGGTTTCCGGCGCCGGTTCGCTGGTGCGCTCGCTCGAGGCGCTCGGCGTGGACGTCGTCTTCGGCATCCCGGGCGGCGCGATCCTGCCCGCCTACGACCCGCTCTACGACTCCACCGTCCGGCACATCCTGGTCCGGCACGAGCAGGGCGCCGGGCACGCGGCGACCGGTTACGCGCAGGCCACCGGCAAGGTCGGCGTCTGCATCGCCACCTCCGGCCCCGGCGCGACCAACCTGGTCACCCCGATCGCCGACGCGTACATGGACTCGGTGCCGGTGGTCGCGATCACCGGCCAGGTGGCCCGGCCGTCGATCGGCACCGACGCCTTCCAGGAGGCGGACATCCAGGGCATCACCCTGCCGATCACCAAGCACAACTTCCTGGTGCAGAGCGCCGACGAGATCCCGCGGGTGCTGGCCGAGGCGTTCCACCTGGCCGCCACCGGCCGGCCCGGCCCGGTGCTGGTCGACATCCCGAAGGACGTCCTCCAGGCTGCCACCACGTTCGCCTGGCCGCCGACGCTGGACCTGCCGGGCTACCGGCCGACCCTGCACCCGCACGGCAAGCAGATCCGGGAGGCGGCCCGGCTGATGACCGCCGCCCGGCGGCCGGTGCTCTACGTCGGCGGCGGCGTGCTCAAGGCCGGCGCCACCGAGGGGCTGCGCCGGCTGGCCGAGCTGACCGGCATCCCGGTGGTCACCACCCTGATGGCGCTCGGTGCATTCCCCGACTCGCACCCGCAGCACCTCGGCATGCCGGGCATGCACGGCACGGTCGCCGCGGTCTACGGGTTGCAGAAGGCCGACCTGATCGTGGCCCTCGGCGCGCGCTTCGACGACCGGGTCACCGGCAAGCTGGACTCGTTCGCCCCGGACGCGACGGTGGTGCACGCCGACATCGACCCGGCCGAGATCGGCAAGAACCGGCACGCCGACGTCCCGATCGTCGGCGACGCCCGGCACGTGATCGACGAGCTGATCAGCGCGGTGACGGCGGAGCAGGAGGCCGGCCGGCGTGCCGACCTGGCCGACTGGTGGGCCCAGCTCGACGACCTGCGCAAGCGCTACCCGCTGGGCTACGAGGAGCCGGCCGACGGCACGCTCTCCCCGCAGTACGTGATCAAGCGGCTGGGCGAGATCGCCGGTCCGGACGCCATCTACGTCGCCGGCGTCGGCCAGCACCAGATGTGGGCCTCGCAGTTCATCTCGTACGAGAAGCCGCACACCTGGTTGAACTCCGGCGGCCTCGGCACGATGGGCTACGCGGTGCCGGCGGCGATGGGCGCCAAGGTCGGCCGGCCCGACTCGGTGGTCTGGGCGGTGGACGGCGACGGCTGCTTCCAGATGACCAACCAGGAGTTGGCCACCTGTGCCCTGGAGGGCATCCCGGTCAAGATCGCCCTGATCAACAACGGCAACCTCGGCATGGTGCGGCAGTGGCAGACCCTGTTCTACGGGGAGCGCTACTCCAACACCGACCTCGGTACCCACAAGCACCGCATCCCCGACTTCGTGAAGCTCGCCGAGGCGCTCGGCTGCGTCGGGCTGCGCTGCGAGACGGCCGAGGACGTCGACGGGACCATCGCTGCCGCCATGGAGATCAACGATGCCCCGGTGGTGATCGACTTCGTGGTCGGCAAGGACGCGATGGTGTGGCCGATGGTCGCCGCCGGCACCAGCAACGACGAGATCATGTTCGCCCGCGGCGTCCGCCCGGTCTTCGATGAGGACGATGTCTGA
- a CDS encoding putative bifunctional diguanylate cyclase/phosphodiesterase: MVAVAVLSGLATASAAVLLAATARRRAAPRRPAHLLFAAAGAVAVATVLVGLAEVSDAAAHWEHEQGSRTDWATLVSVGTAAGGLLFCAGLLRLPGVAPTRAAAARLVLDGLIMAGALWFVGWVLFTEPTRLLGDATPMACPAILIATVAAALTAGVALIVVFRAPQSRARLAAAGAGAIALTCGGMGMATGLCQAGPTVAVSSAALLAAGALTGALALRRVDPPDRADLDLIGRDGEYALLPIVAMAASAVYHLSQDGRFGALAVAAGSVEGFALVTRQFLTLHDVRGYAGRLAEREAHFRELAHTDALTGLANRRGLLRALHRCAAAGTPCVLLGLDLDGFKNVNDMRGHDVGDAVLAEVGRRLRGNLRPGDVAARLGGDEFAVLLHGRPAEADRVAERLLGVLGRAYDQSEGPVFLSVSIGLAGWAGEPDVELLQRHADLALRHAKQRGKNRIERYDAAYDQLLRRRTTLEHELRGAIERDELRLVFQPVASLPSVRPVGAEALLRWHHPQLGNVRPDEFIPLAEECGMIAKLGAWVLHQACHQLSRWLADGHDVWVSVNVSPRELHAPEYVVQVAEALRAHHVPPQRLVLEVTEHAVATDLDELIRRLTALRLTGVRIALDDFGAGYSSLGQLRRLPIDILKIDHSLVAEHEPVRPVGRDGPAFAPMVDIVMRLGHQFGLEVIAEGVTTPAELAAVVAAGCRFGQGALCGWGVPAEHLEAMLEAATSPGARPARPSAPFPTPPVVGPVRPPAPRPAEAASGQVGPGAAGVSGGDAPKSVNQHVGSVDSSREMRQA; the protein is encoded by the coding sequence ATGGTCGCGGTAGCGGTGCTGAGCGGGCTCGCGACCGCCTCGGCCGCGGTGCTGCTGGCCGCCACCGCCCGGCGGCGCGCGGCCCCCCGGCGCCCGGCCCACCTGCTCTTCGCCGCCGCCGGGGCGGTGGCGGTGGCGACCGTGCTGGTCGGCCTCGCCGAGGTGTCCGACGCGGCCGCGCACTGGGAGCACGAGCAGGGCTCCCGCACCGACTGGGCCACGCTGGTCTCGGTCGGCACCGCGGCCGGCGGGCTGCTCTTCTGCGCCGGGCTGCTCCGACTGCCCGGCGTCGCCCCGACCCGCGCGGCGGCTGCCCGGCTGGTCCTCGACGGGCTGATCATGGCCGGCGCGCTCTGGTTCGTCGGCTGGGTGCTCTTCACCGAGCCGACCCGGCTGCTCGGCGACGCCACCCCGATGGCCTGCCCGGCGATCCTGATCGCCACGGTGGCCGCGGCGCTCACCGCCGGGGTGGCCCTCATCGTGGTCTTCCGCGCGCCGCAGTCGCGCGCCCGACTCGCCGCCGCCGGCGCCGGTGCCATCGCGCTGACCTGCGGCGGGATGGGCATGGCGACCGGTCTCTGCCAGGCCGGGCCGACGGTGGCGGTGAGCTCGGCGGCGTTGCTCGCCGCCGGGGCGCTCACCGGGGCGCTGGCGCTGCGCCGGGTCGACCCGCCGGACCGGGCCGACCTCGACCTGATCGGCCGCGACGGCGAGTACGCCCTGCTCCCGATCGTCGCGATGGCCGCCTCCGCGGTCTACCACCTGTCCCAGGACGGCCGGTTCGGCGCGCTGGCCGTCGCGGCCGGCAGCGTGGAGGGCTTCGCCCTGGTGACCCGGCAGTTCCTGACCCTGCACGACGTGCGCGGCTACGCCGGCCGGCTGGCCGAGCGGGAGGCGCACTTCCGCGAGCTGGCGCACACCGACGCGCTCACCGGGCTGGCCAACCGGCGCGGGCTGCTCCGCGCGCTGCACCGCTGCGCCGCGGCCGGCACCCCGTGCGTGCTGCTCGGCCTCGACCTGGACGGCTTCAAGAACGTCAACGACATGCGCGGCCACGACGTGGGCGACGCGGTGCTGGCCGAGGTGGGCCGGCGGCTGCGCGGCAACCTGCGCCCCGGCGACGTGGCCGCCCGGCTCGGCGGGGACGAGTTCGCGGTGCTGCTGCACGGCCGCCCGGCCGAGGCGGACCGGGTCGCCGAGCGGCTGCTCGGTGTGCTCGGCCGCGCCTACGACCAGTCCGAGGGGCCGGTCTTCCTCTCGGTGAGCATCGGGCTGGCCGGCTGGGCCGGGGAGCCCGACGTGGAGCTGCTCCAGCGCCACGCCGACCTGGCGCTGCGGCACGCCAAGCAGCGTGGCAAGAACCGGATCGAGCGCTACGACGCGGCCTACGACCAGCTGCTGCGCCGGCGTACCACGCTGGAGCACGAGCTGCGCGGCGCGATCGAGCGCGACGAGCTGCGGCTGGTGTTCCAGCCGGTCGCCTCGCTGCCCTCGGTACGCCCGGTCGGCGCGGAGGCGCTGCTGCGCTGGCACCACCCGCAGCTGGGCAACGTCCGCCCGGACGAGTTCATCCCGCTGGCCGAGGAGTGCGGGATGATCGCCAAGCTCGGCGCCTGGGTGCTGCACCAGGCGTGCCACCAGCTCTCCCGCTGGCTGGCCGACGGGCACGACGTCTGGGTGTCGGTGAACGTCTCGCCACGTGAACTGCACGCCCCGGAGTACGTGGTGCAGGTGGCCGAGGCGTTGCGCGCCCACCACGTCCCGCCGCAGCGGCTGGTGCTGGAGGTCACCGAGCACGCCGTGGCCACCGACCTCGACGAGCTGATCCGCCGGCTGACCGCGCTGCGGCTGACCGGGGTGCGGATCGCGCTGGACGACTTCGGAGCCGGCTACTCGTCGCTCGGGCAGCTGCGCCGCCTGCCGATCGACATCCTCAAGATCGACCACAGCCTGGTCGCCGAGCACGAGCCGGTCCGGCCGGTGGGGCGGGACGGTCCCGCGTTCGCGCCGATGGTCGACATCGTGATGCGGCTCGGCCACCAGTTCGGTCTGGAGGTGATCGCCGAGGGGGTGACCACCCCGGCCGAGCTGGCCGCGGTGGTCGCCGCCGGCTGCCGGTTCGGCCAGGGCGCGCTCTGCGGCTGGGGCGTACCGGCCGAGCACCTGGAGGCGATGCTGGAGGCGGCCACCTCGCCGGGCGCCCGCCCGGCCCGGCCGTCCGCCCCGTTCCCGACCCCGCCGGTGGTCGGGCCGGTCCGGCCGCCCGCCCCGCGCCCGGCCGAGGCCGCGTCCGGGCAGGTCGGGCCGGGTGCCGCAGGCGTGTCGGGCGGCGACGCGCCGAAGTCCGTTAACCAACATGTGGGATCAGTTGACTCATCGCGTGAGATGCGTCAGGCTTGA
- the ilvD gene encoding dihydroxy-acid dehydratase has translation MPELRSKTSTHGRTMAGARALWRATGMTDDDFGKPIVAIANSFTQFVPGHVHLKDMGGLVAEAVAEAGGVGREFNTIAVDDGIAMGHGGMLYSLPSRELIADAVEYMVNAHCADALVCISNCDKITPGMLLAALRLNIPTVFVSGGPMEAGKTTAIEGVVHSKIDLIDAMIASSNEAVTDGQLGEIERSACPTCGSCSGMFTANSMNCLTEAIGLALPGNGSTLATHAARRSLFVEAGRTVVEIAKRWYDGDDASVLPRTIANRAAFENAVALDVAMGGSTNTILHLLAAAREAELDFHVADIDEISRRVPCLAKVAPNSPQYHMEDVHRAGGIPAILGELDRAGLLRRDVHAVHSPSLSRWLADWDVRGGSATPEAVELFHAAPGGVRTTEPFSTTNRWSSLDTDAAGGCVRDREHAYSADGGLAILHGNLAPDGCVVKTAGVPEECLTFRGPAKVYESQDAAVEAILNKQVVAGDVVVIRYEGPKGGPGMQEMLYPTSFLKGRGLGRACALLTDGRFSGGTSGLSIGHVSPEAASGGLIALVREGDEIVIDIPGRSIELNVPEDVLQARRVAEEKRDRPYTPADRQRPVSAALRAYASMATSASDGAYRRVPE, from the coding sequence ATGCCTGAGCTGCGGTCGAAGACCTCCACGCACGGTCGGACGATGGCCGGCGCCCGGGCCCTCTGGCGGGCCACCGGGATGACCGACGACGACTTCGGCAAGCCGATTGTCGCCATCGCCAACAGTTTCACCCAGTTCGTACCCGGTCACGTGCACCTCAAGGACATGGGCGGCCTGGTCGCCGAGGCGGTGGCCGAGGCCGGCGGGGTGGGCCGCGAGTTCAACACCATCGCGGTCGACGACGGCATCGCCATGGGCCACGGCGGGATGCTCTATTCGCTGCCCAGCCGGGAGTTGATCGCCGACGCGGTGGAGTACATGGTCAACGCTCACTGCGCGGACGCCCTGGTCTGCATCTCGAACTGCGACAAGATCACCCCGGGCATGCTGCTGGCCGCGCTGCGGCTGAACATCCCGACCGTCTTCGTCTCCGGCGGGCCGATGGAGGCCGGCAAGACGACGGCGATCGAGGGGGTCGTGCACAGCAAGATCGACCTGATCGACGCGATGATCGCCTCGTCCAACGAGGCGGTCACCGACGGCCAGCTCGGCGAGATCGAGCGGTCGGCCTGCCCCACCTGCGGCTCCTGCTCGGGCATGTTCACCGCCAACTCGATGAACTGCCTCACCGAGGCGATCGGGCTGGCGCTGCCGGGCAACGGCTCGACGCTGGCCACCCACGCCGCGCGCCGCTCCCTCTTCGTCGAGGCCGGGCGCACCGTCGTGGAGATCGCCAAGCGGTGGTACGACGGCGACGACGCCTCCGTGCTCCCCCGCACGATCGCCAACCGGGCCGCGTTCGAGAACGCGGTCGCCCTGGACGTGGCGATGGGCGGCTCGACCAACACGATCCTGCACCTGCTCGCCGCCGCCCGCGAGGCCGAGCTGGACTTCCACGTCGCCGACATCGACGAGATCTCCCGCCGGGTGCCCTGCCTGGCCAAGGTCGCCCCGAACTCGCCGCAGTACCACATGGAGGACGTGCACCGGGCCGGCGGCATCCCGGCCATCCTCGGCGAGCTGGACCGGGCCGGCCTGCTGCGCCGGGACGTGCACGCGGTGCACTCCCCCTCGCTGTCGCGCTGGCTGGCCGACTGGGACGTCCGGGGCGGCTCGGCGACGCCGGAGGCGGTCGAGCTGTTCCACGCCGCCCCGGGCGGGGTGCGCACCACCGAGCCGTTCTCCACCACCAACCGCTGGTCGTCGCTGGACACCGACGCGGCCGGTGGCTGCGTGCGGGACCGCGAGCACGCGTACTCGGCCGACGGCGGCCTGGCCATCCTGCACGGCAACCTGGCGCCGGACGGCTGCGTGGTGAAGACCGCCGGGGTGCCCGAGGAGTGCCTGACCTTCCGCGGCCCGGCCAAGGTCTACGAGTCCCAGGACGCCGCCGTCGAGGCCATCCTCAACAAGCAGGTCGTCGCCGGTGACGTGGTGGTGATCCGCTACGAGGGGCCGAAGGGCGGCCCCGGCATGCAGGAGATGCTCTACCCCACCTCGTTCCTCAAGGGCCGGGGCCTGGGCCGGGCCTGCGCGCTGCTCACCGACGGCCGGTTCTCCGGCGGCACCTCCGGGCTCTCCATCGGGCACGTCTCGCCCGAGGCCGCCTCCGGCGGGCTGATCGCGCTGGTCCGGGAGGGCGACGAGATCGTGATCGACATCCCGGGCCGCTCGATCGAGCTGAACGTGCCCGAGGACGTCCTCCAGGCCCGCCGCGTCGCCGAGGAGAAGCGGGACCGCCCGTACACCCCGGCCGACCGGCAGCGGCCGGTGTCGGCGGCGCTGCGCGCGTACGCGTCGATGGCCACCTCGGCCAGCGACGGCGCCTACCGCCGCGTCCCGGAGTAG